A window of the Leishmania infantum JPCM5 genome chromosome 18 genome harbors these coding sequences:
- a CDS encoding putative major facilitator superfamily protein (MFS), which yields MRTKEISQETTLLLPNASSDRATRTSAMDAEGEAWMTPRMVLWTFTMSNFLLYFDRGATVGALSSICSDRDLAGNDTPLSDAKRGFLVSGFIIGYVVASPLFTCRGSAWGSRMVVLLGMALWCATCLACAVSLNYTVLLVCRILVGVAEAAFVAFTVTIIDNTAPATHRTSWIGFFYSMIPIGTAVGMGCAGLLTSYPTLWGFTPWRVIYVTEVMAALPIVVLLCYIPASYHLATATESAPQLPFLTATGCILCNANYMLLVLGFSMYCFVTGAVSTWGIPFLHEGPLQLTKATAALFMGIATTCSGVVGSLGGGIAVDYWGGSTGPAGAIQCQQFNILMILIAIPCGVVALMSTDALAFATTFAVAVTALFAITAPINASILTVVPAGLRPYAVSYSIFIIHLLGDFPSPTLAGIVSDFFGRNCGGLSRNGCRAAEQQFQCAWIDEADGLGRCICRVQLRNALLLVFAYLFLAPPCWAVVWWHLRREAHTADVSVDDAEDSSTLSTPGVPAFLLSHSHDELDEVLHTCMWLKRFGHY from the coding sequence ATGAGGACGAAAGAGATATCGCAAGAAAcgacactgctgctgcccaaCGCATCCAGCGACCGTGCGACCCGCACATCTGCCATGGACGCAGAGGGTGAAGCCTGGATGACGCCGCGCATGGTCTTATGGACGTTTACTATGAGTAACTTTCTGCTCTACTTCGATCGTGGCGCGACAGTCGGTGCGCTCTCCTCCATCTGCTCCGACCGAGACCTCGCTGGCAACGACACGCCGCTGTCCGATGCCAAGAGGGGCTTCCTTGTCTCCGGGTTCATTATCGGCTACGTGGTTGCTAGCCCCCTCTTCACCTGCCGCGGTAGCGCATGGGGATCAAGGATGGTCGTTCTGCTCGGCATGGCGCTGTGGTGCGCTACATGCCTCGCCTGTGCCGTCTCCCTCAACTACACGGTCCTGTTGGTCTGTCGCATCCTTGTTGGCGTGGCAGAGGCTGCGTTTGTCGCCTTCACCGTGACAATTATCGACAACACGGCCCCTGCCACGCATCGGACATCGTGGATCGGTTTCTTTTACTCCATGATCCCCATCGGAACGGCGGTGGGAATGGGCTGCGCCGGTCTGCTCACATCGTACCCGACGCTGTGGGGCTTCACGCCGTGGCGTGTGATATATGTAACTgaggtgatggcggcgctgcccatTGTGGTGCTTCTCTGCTACATCCCTGCTTCCTACCACCTTGCTACGGCGACGGAATCGGCCCCGCAGTTGCCTTTTCTCACCGCGACTGGCTGTATTTTATGCAACGCAAACTACATGCTGCTTGTGCTTGGATTTTCAATGTACTGCTTCGTGACCGGCGCCGTCTCGACCTGGGGAATACCCTTTTTGCACGAGGGGCCTCTGCAGCTCACCAaggccaccgctgcgctcTTCATGGGCATCGCGACGACGTGCAGCGGTGTGGTGGGCTCGCTGGGGGGTGGCATCGCTGTCGACTACTGGGGCGGCAGCACTGGTCCTGCTGGTGCAATCCAGTGCCAGCAGTTCAACATCCTCATGATCCTCATCGCGATCCCTTGCGGGGTAGTTGCCCTCATGAGCACCGATGCGCTGGCCTTTGCGACCACTTTTGCGGTAGCAGTGACAGCACTGTTTGCCATCACAGCCCCCATCAACGCCTCCATTCTCACCGTGGTGCCAGCCGGCCTACGCCCGTATGCCGTGAGCTACTCCATATTCATCATCCACCTTCTGGGTGACTTTCCCTCGCCAACGCTGGCGGGAATCGTGTCAGACTTTTTCGGGCGGAACTGCGGTGGCCTTTCACGTAatggctgccgcgccgctgagcaGCAATTCCAATGTGCCTGGATCGACGAAGCAGATGGTCTGGGGCGTTGCATCTGCCGCGTTCAGCTGCGCAACGCTCTTCTTTTAGTCTTTGCGTACCTATTTCTTGCCCCGCCCTGCTGGGCGGTAGTGTGGTGGCATCTGCGGCGCGAAGCCCACACTGCAGATGTCAgcgtcgacgacgcggaAGACTCGTCTACCTTGAGCACGCCAGGCGTTCCAgcgtttctcctctctcactcACACGATGAGCTTGACGAAGTGCTCCACACCTGCATGTGGTTAAAGCGATTCGGCCATTACTAG
- a CDS encoding putative mevalonate-diphosphate decarboxylase, which produces MSAPIRVTVEAPINIAFIKYWGKREGGEKLILPTNDSFSITLSTKPFRSKTSVELRKDAAEDELWLNGKKSNIQETPRIQSVLSCIRDNCPGSMKDLKAYIVSDNNFPTAAGMASSASGYCALAAALVKAYRATVDVSMLSRLGSGSACRSAYGGFVIWHKGEKPDGTDCIATQFVDEKYWPEVQVMCAVLKGEKKDVPSTAGMQQSLKTSPMMQERIASIVPARMNAVKEAIRHRDFNKFAAIAMADSDDLQEICRTTEPRIQYATEDSYAMIRLIRAFNAKKGYNAMAYTFDAGANCFMFTLKQDLPEVVVMLRAHFPTSWDKMCFHDADLLEECKAYQLPASFEGLIDYPKKSLEMLLQSPVGQGIVYLDDAESLIPPNA; this is translated from the coding sequence ATGTCGGCGCCGATTCGCGTGACGGTCGAAGCACCCATCAACATTGCATTCATCAAGTATTGGGGAAAGCGTGAGGGAGGTGAGAAGCTGATCCTGCCCACCAATGACTCCTTTAGTATCACACTCTCCACAAAACCGTTCCGCTCCAAGACCTCGGTCGAGCTCCGCAAGGACGCCGCCGAGGATGAACTCTGGCTGAATGGGAAGAAGAGCAACATTCAGGAGACGCCGCGCATCCAGTCGGTGCTCTCGTGCATCCGCGATAACTGCCCGGGCAGCATGAAGGATCTCAAGGCGTACATCGTGTCCGATAACAACTTTCCGACAGCAGCCGGCATGGCTTCCTCCGCCAGCGGCTACTGcgcgctcgccgcggcgctcgtgAAGGCGTACAGAGCCACCGTGGACGTGTCGATGCTGTCGCGCCTCGGCtccggcagcgcgtgccgcagcgcctacGGCGGCTTTGTCATTTGGCACAAGGGGGAGAAGCCTGATGGCACGGACTGCATCGCTACACAGTTTGTAGATGAGAAGTACTGGCCTGAGGTGCAGGTGATGTGCGCCGTTCTCAAGGGCGAGAAGAAGGATGTGCCGAGCACGGCTGGCATGCAGCAGTCGCTCAAAACGTCCCCCATGATGCAAGAGCGCATCGCGTCCATCGTGCCGGCGCGCATGAACGCCGTCAAGGAGGCGATTCGGCACCGCGACTTCAACAAGTTTGCTGCGATCGCTATGGCGGACTCTGATGACCTGCAGGAGATTTGTCGCACAACCGAGCCGCGCATCCAGTACGCCACGGAGGACAGCTACGCCATGATCCGCCTCATCCGCGCCTTCAACGCCAAGAAGGGCTACAATGCCATGGCCTACACCTTCGACGCCGGCGCGAACTGCTTCATGTTCACCCTCAAGCAGGATCTgccagaggtggtggtgatgctgcGTGCGCACTTTCCCACCTCTTGGGACAAGATGTGTTTTCACGATGCAGACCTCTTGGAGGAGTGCAAGGCGTACCAGCTGCCTGCATCGTTCGAGGGTCTCATCGACTACCCGAAAAAGTCGTTGGAGATGCTCCTCCAGTCTCCCGTGGGCCAAGGCATCGTGTacctcgacgacgccgagtCCCTTATTCCACCGAACGCTTAG